A single Venturia canescens isolate UGA chromosome 1, ASM1945775v1, whole genome shotgun sequence DNA region contains:
- the LOC122405577 gene encoding ELMO domain-containing protein 2, with protein MIRYFWSLVCWYLRPLIKWFLHRTTQMCELQRICYGKVSGAARTLEVEKSLRQSRNLDIRSMVERLDEMANNRQINIKTERAVLEEAIRTVLLAKKINPLAHPDFAKSFGKCVELIWGYRQLVVECEDLRKCCYNSDDSEHETALLKLWNLLKPHESLESRVTKQWQDIGFQGDDPKTDFRGMGVLGLENLVFFAQEYPAAASRSLSHSSHPSYGYAFAIVGINLTSMALRLLRDGAAKTHIYNTSKTLPTVRAFHQLYSYLFYEFDAFWIDSKPTSMMEFSSIQEKFETSVRTALANPSTVFRINVLIESV; from the coding sequence ATGATTCGTTATTTTTGGTCGTTGGTTTGTTGGTATTTGAGACCGTTGATAAAATGGTTTTTGCATCGAACGACGCAAATGTGTGAGCTGCAAAGGATCTGTTATGGGAAAGTGTCAGGGGCGGCAAGAACACTGGAAGTCGAAAAGTCTTTACGGCAATCGCGAAATCTGGATATAAGATCAATGGTAGAACGTCTCGATGAAATGGCAAACAATAGACAAATCAACATCAAAACGGAGCGAGCAGTCCTTGAAGAGGCTATAAGAACTGTACTTTTagccaaaaaaataaatccttTAGCGCATCCAGATTTTGCTAAGTCATTTGGCAAGTGCGTCGAGTTGATTTGGGGCTATCGTCAACTAGTTGTAGAATGCGAAGATCTACGAAAGTGTTGTTACAATTCTGACGATTCTGAGCACGAAACAGCACTCTTGAAGCTTTGGAATTTGCTCAAACCTCATGAATCTCTTGAATCCAGAGTTACCAAACAGTGGCAAGACATCGGCTTTCAAGGAGATGATCCTAAAACAGACTTTCGTGGAATGGGTGTTTTAGGATTGGAGAATCTCGTGTTTTTTGCTCAAGAATATCCAGCTGCAGCTTCTCGCTCGTTATCACATTCCTCTCATCCTAGCTATGGCTACGCCTTTGCCATTGTTGGCATTAATCTGACCAGCATGGCCCTTCGTTTGCTTCGTGATGGCGCGGCAAAAACTCACATTTACAACACCTCCAAAACACTACCTACCGTTCGTGCCTTTCACCAATTGTACAGTTATCTCTTTTACGAATTTGATGCCTTTTGGATTGACTCCAAGCCCACCAGCATGATGGAATTCTCATCTATTcaggaaaaatttgaaactagTGTCCGTACTGCTCTTGCCAATCCTTCCACTGTCTTTAGAATAAATGTGTTGATagaaagtgtttag
- the LOC122405575 gene encoding uncharacterized protein has translation MDNEEVSSESDSFEESVSDELFHDSIEAKKDNRQFSQNGDDEKYKSKSRSRTDLVLDLRNVPSVANAAKSDDEISEKLSAVIEQPEEHVKLEVLNNEEAESLTTKDDLDEILRDRINSLANLIVDLREQIKLALSLWRKERDEFQLLREKRNILAVEEATAAARAAAEAYAAESPLSNEIGNVVNLNPVQSLSELAILEYEKKLAKYQDALALAQAEKRYNMRRKMIANTYRQRLDEVERMCDEELEKIRESANILQPLRQIASQWVAPKSEDHKDAMKIEWDSGTLKSDKQTVRITDKYNSIKSAGFVDDEVNMIPELVAARFSCTEASKYERHDTLKNTKTSQGHRLVESNSLPCTWYASASNSS, from the exons atggatAACGAAGAGGTGTCTTCAGAATCCGACAGTTTCGAGGAAAGTGTATCCGACGAGTTGTTTCACGATTCGATAGAAGCTAAAAAGGATAACCgtcaattttctcaaaatggtgACGATGAGAAGTACAAAAGCAAATCACGTTCCCGAACCGATCTCGTTCTCGACCTTCGAAACGTACCATCTGTCGCTAATGCCGCCAAATCTGATGAcgaaatttctgaaaaacttTCGGCCGTTATCGAACAGCCGGAAGAGCACGTTAAACTCGAGGTTTTAAACAATGAGGAAGCCGAAAGCCTCACGACGAAGGACGATCTGGA TGAAATTCTACGTGATCGTATAAATAGCCTTGCCAACCTCATCGTCGATCTGAGAGAACAAATAAAACTTGCTTTGTCGTTGTGGCGAAAAGAACGCGACGAGTTTCAGTTACTCCGCGAAAAAAGGAATATTCTTGCTGTCGAAGAAGCCACGGCAGCAGCGAGAGCTGCGGCCGAAGCTTATGCAGCAGAGTCGCCactttcgaatgaaattg GAAACGTAGTGAACCTGAATCCCGTCCAGTCACTGAGCGAGTTGGCAATTCtcgagtatgaaaaaaaattggcaaaataTCAGGATGCGCTTGCATTAGCACAAGCTGAAAAACGATACAACATGCGTAGAAAAATGATCGCGAATACGTACCGTCAAAGGCTAGATGAAGTTGAACGTATGTGCGATGAGGaactggaaaaaattcgagaaagtGCGAATATTTTGCAGCCCCTGAGACAGATCGCATCTCAGTGGGTCGCACCAAAAAGTGAAGATCACAAAGACGCGATGAAAATCGAATGGGATTCTGGGACATTGAAATCAGACAAGCAGACCGTTCGAATAACGGACAAATACAACTCGATTAAAAGTGCTGGCTTCGTTGACGATGAGGTTAACATGATACCGGAATTAGTTGCTGCACGTTTTTCCTGCACAGAAGCCTCGAAGTACGAGAGACATGATACACTCAAAAACACGAAAACCTCACAGGGGCATCGTCTGGTTGAGAGCAATTCTTTGCCTTGTACGTGGTACGCTTCCGCCTCTAATTCATCATGA